A section of the Carya illinoinensis cultivar Pawnee chromosome 12, C.illinoinensisPawnee_v1, whole genome shotgun sequence genome encodes:
- the LOC122289214 gene encoding uncharacterized protein LOC122289214, translated as MVRQYCRWEPSQPGTFKLNVDGAIFQNQQSAGIGAILRDSKGEVLMAVSKRESAVGDATSIEMLAILKGLQLTLHLGIQHLIIESDALTLVKEMHKTEPSMTLVGNVIRDTKELMSCFRVCDVRYTNANIC; from the coding sequence ATGGTGAGACAATACTGCAGATGGGAGCCCTCCCAGCCAGGAACTTTCAAACTAAATGTAGATGGGGCTATTTTCCAGAACCAACAAAGTGCAGGAATTGGTGCTATCCTAAGAGACAGTAAAGGTGAAGTTCTTATGGCAGTTAGCAAAAGGGAATCAGCAGTTGGTGATGCAACAAGCATTGAAATGTTGGCAATCCTCAAGGGCCTACAGCTAACACTTCATTTGGGTATTCAGCATCTTATCATTGAAAGTGATGCCTTGACCTTAGTAAAAGAGATGCATAAGACAGAACCATCGATGACTCTAGTTGGTAATGTAATTAGGGATACTAAGGAGCTTATGAGCTGCTTCCGAGTGTGTGATGTAAGATATACTAATGCTAATATCTGTTGA
- the LOC122289587 gene encoding glutathione S-transferase 2-like isoform X2, translating into MMASGSGDKNQLKLYSCYMSSCSYRVRIALNLKELKYEYKAVDLLKGEHFSPEFTELNPIGYVPVLVDGDVIVSDSFAIIMYLEEKYPQHPLLPQDLQKRGINYQAANIVSSSIQPFQNIDTLKYIEEKVGPGENLYWANHHITKGFAALEKLLKGHAGRYATGEEVFLADLFLAPQMHGAIKRFNFDMTQFPLLSRLNEEYNKIPAFQDAMPENQPDNPAAGAV; encoded by the exons ATGATG GCGAGTGGAAGTGGTGATAAGAATCAACTGAAACTGTATTCGTGTTATATGAGCTCTTGCTCCTACCGTGTCCGTATTGCCCTCAATTTGAAAG AGTTGAAATACGAGTATAAAGCAGTTGACTTGTTGAAGGGAGAGCACTTCAGTCCAG AGTTTACAGAGCTCAATCCTATTGGCTACGTGCCAGTGCTTGTGGATGGGGACGTCATAGTTTCCGACTCTTTCGCCATCATAATG tatttagaagagaaatatcCTCAGCATCCATTGTTGCCTCAAGATCTTCAGAAAAGAGGCATCAATTACCAG GCTGCCAATATTGTTTCCTCAAGCATACAGCCTTTTCAAAATATAGATACACTG AAATACATTGAGGAGAAAGTTGGTCCCGGTGAGAACCTTTACTGGGCTAACCATCATATTACAAAAGGCTTTGCAG CACTTGAAAAGTTACTAAAGGGCCATGCAGGAAGATATGCAACTGGAGAAGAAGTTTTCCTG GCAGATCTGTTTCTAGCGCCTCAGATGCATGGAGCAATTAAACGGTTCAATTTTGACATG ACTCAGTTCCCTCTTTTATCAAGGTTGAACGAGGAATACAATAAAATACCAGCTTTCCAGGACGCTATGCCGGAAAATCAGCCAGATAATCCTGCTGCAGGCGCTGTTTAA
- the LOC122289587 gene encoding glutathione S-transferase 2-like isoform X1, whose protein sequence is MMASGSGDKNQLKLYSCYMSSCSYRVRIALNLKELKYEYKAVDLLKGEHFSPEFTELNPIGYVPVLVDGDVIVSDSFAIIMYLEEKYPQHPLLPQDLQKRGINYQAANIVSSSIQPFQNIDTLKYIEEKVGPGENLYWANHHITKGFAALEKLLKGHAGRYATGEEVFLVWFSAPSVCMPADLFLAPQMHGAIKRFNFDMTQFPLLSRLNEEYNKIPAFQDAMPENQPDNPAAGAV, encoded by the exons ATGATG GCGAGTGGAAGTGGTGATAAGAATCAACTGAAACTGTATTCGTGTTATATGAGCTCTTGCTCCTACCGTGTCCGTATTGCCCTCAATTTGAAAG AGTTGAAATACGAGTATAAAGCAGTTGACTTGTTGAAGGGAGAGCACTTCAGTCCAG AGTTTACAGAGCTCAATCCTATTGGCTACGTGCCAGTGCTTGTGGATGGGGACGTCATAGTTTCCGACTCTTTCGCCATCATAATG tatttagaagagaaatatcCTCAGCATCCATTGTTGCCTCAAGATCTTCAGAAAAGAGGCATCAATTACCAG GCTGCCAATATTGTTTCCTCAAGCATACAGCCTTTTCAAAATATAGATACACTG AAATACATTGAGGAGAAAGTTGGTCCCGGTGAGAACCTTTACTGGGCTAACCATCATATTACAAAAGGCTTTGCAG CACTTGAAAAGTTACTAAAGGGCCATGCAGGAAGATATGCAACTGGAGAAGAAGTTTTCCTGGTTTGGTTTTCTGCTCCATCTGTGTGCATGCCT GCAGATCTGTTTCTAGCGCCTCAGATGCATGGAGCAATTAAACGGTTCAATTTTGACATG ACTCAGTTCCCTCTTTTATCAAGGTTGAACGAGGAATACAATAAAATACCAGCTTTCCAGGACGCTATGCCGGAAAATCAGCCAGATAATCCTGCTGCAGGCGCTGTTTAA
- the LOC122289587 gene encoding glutathione S-transferase 2-like isoform X3, producing the protein MMASGSGDKNQLKLYSCYMSSCSYRVRIALNLKELKYEYKAVDLLKGEHFSPEFTELNPIGYVPVLVDGDVIVSDSFAIIMYLEEKYPQHPLLPQDLQKRGINYQAANIVSSSIQPFQNIDTLKYIEEKVGPGENLYWANHHITKGFAALEKLLKGHAGRYATGEEVFLTQFPLLSRLNEEYNKIPAFQDAMPENQPDNPAAGAV; encoded by the exons ATGATG GCGAGTGGAAGTGGTGATAAGAATCAACTGAAACTGTATTCGTGTTATATGAGCTCTTGCTCCTACCGTGTCCGTATTGCCCTCAATTTGAAAG AGTTGAAATACGAGTATAAAGCAGTTGACTTGTTGAAGGGAGAGCACTTCAGTCCAG AGTTTACAGAGCTCAATCCTATTGGCTACGTGCCAGTGCTTGTGGATGGGGACGTCATAGTTTCCGACTCTTTCGCCATCATAATG tatttagaagagaaatatcCTCAGCATCCATTGTTGCCTCAAGATCTTCAGAAAAGAGGCATCAATTACCAG GCTGCCAATATTGTTTCCTCAAGCATACAGCCTTTTCAAAATATAGATACACTG AAATACATTGAGGAGAAAGTTGGTCCCGGTGAGAACCTTTACTGGGCTAACCATCATATTACAAAAGGCTTTGCAG CACTTGAAAAGTTACTAAAGGGCCATGCAGGAAGATATGCAACTGGAGAAGAAGTTTTCCTG ACTCAGTTCCCTCTTTTATCAAGGTTGAACGAGGAATACAATAAAATACCAGCTTTCCAGGACGCTATGCCGGAAAATCAGCCAGATAATCCTGCTGCAGGCGCTGTTTAA